A single Streptococcus thermophilus DNA region contains:
- a CDS encoding competence/damage-inducible protein A — MKAELIAVGTEILTGQITNTNAQFLSEKLAELGIDVYFHTAVGDNENRLLSVLDQSSKRSDLVILCGGLGPTEDDLTKQSLAKFLGKELIFDEEASKKLDSFFATRPKHTRTPNNERQVQIVEGAVPLQNLTGLAVGGIITVEGVTYVVLPGPPSELKPMVNRELIPALTENHTTLYSRVLRFFGVGESQLVTIIKDLIVNQTDPTIAPYAKVGEVTLRLSTKASSQEEADRKLDVLEEQIRSTKTLDGKSLSDLIYGYGESNSLAYEVFYLLKKYGKTITAAESLTAGLFQASVADFPGASQVFKGGFVTYSMEEKAKMLGIPLSKLEEHGVVSHFTAEKMAEGARVKTGSDYGIALTGVAGPDALEGHQAGTVFIGIADRNQVRSIMVVIGGRSRSDVRYISTLYAFNLVRQALLQEDNSI; from the coding sequence ATGAAAGCTGAATTGATTGCAGTAGGAACTGAAATTCTTACAGGGCAAATCACCAATACCAATGCCCAATTTTTATCTGAAAAACTAGCTGAATTAGGAATTGACGTGTATTTTCACACAGCGGTAGGAGACAATGAAAACCGTCTACTTTCAGTCTTAGACCAGTCTAGTAAACGTAGCGATTTAGTTATACTCTGTGGAGGACTTGGCCCTACTGAGGATGACTTAACCAAACAATCATTGGCTAAGTTTTTAGGCAAAGAACTCATTTTTGATGAGGAGGCAAGTAAAAAACTGGATAGTTTCTTTGCTACTCGTCCTAAACATACACGAACGCCTAATAATGAACGCCAAGTGCAAATTGTTGAGGGGGCTGTCCCCTTGCAAAATCTCACAGGTCTGGCAGTTGGAGGAATTATTACTGTTGAAGGAGTGACCTATGTTGTCTTGCCTGGTCCGCCAAGTGAACTCAAACCTATGGTGAACCGAGAGCTTATTCCAGCTCTTACAGAGAATCATACTACGCTTTATTCTAGAGTCCTAAGGTTTTTTGGTGTTGGAGAAAGTCAATTGGTGACTATTATTAAAGATCTCATTGTTAACCAAACAGACCCAACCATTGCGCCCTATGCTAAAGTGGGAGAAGTGACCCTTCGCTTATCAACAAAGGCATCGTCGCAAGAAGAAGCGGATCGAAAACTAGATGTTTTAGAAGAACAAATTCGTTCTACTAAAACTCTAGATGGAAAAAGCTTGTCTGATCTCATCTATGGATATGGAGAATCAAATAGCTTAGCTTATGAAGTGTTCTATTTGCTTAAGAAATATGGCAAAACTATTACTGCAGCTGAAAGTTTAACAGCTGGCTTATTTCAAGCTAGTGTTGCTGATTTTCCTGGAGCTTCACAAGTATTCAAGGGTGGTTTTGTCACCTATAGCATGGAAGAAAAAGCTAAAATGTTGGGTATTCCCTTATCTAAATTAGAAGAGCATGGTGTTGTTAGTCATTTTACAGCAGAAAAAATGGCTGAGGGTGCCCGAGTTAAGACAGGTAGTGATTACGGAATTGCGCTTACTGGAGTAGCAGGACCAGATGCTTTGGAAGGGCATCAAGCAGGTACAGTCTTTATTGGTATTGCCGATAGAAACCAAGTGAGGTCAATTATGGTTGTTATAGGTGGAAGAAGTCGATCTGATGTTAGATATATCAGTACACTCTATGCCTTTAACCTAGTTCGCCAAGCTTTATTACAAGAGGACAACTCAATTTAA
- the spx gene encoding transcriptional regulator Spx, translating to MIKIYTISSCTSCKKAKTWLNKHQLPYKEQNLGKEPLTKEEILTILSKTENGVESIVSKKNRYAKALNCDIDELSVSEVIDLIQENPRILKSPILIDDKRLQVGYKEDDIRAFLPRSIRNVENSQARMRAAL from the coding sequence ATGATTAAGATTTATACAATTTCAAGTTGTACAAGTTGTAAAAAAGCAAAAACATGGTTGAACAAGCATCAACTTCCTTATAAAGAACAAAATCTTGGTAAAGAACCACTTACAAAAGAAGAAATCCTTACTATCCTTTCAAAAACAGAGAATGGTGTTGAGAGCATCGTTTCAAAAAAAAATCGCTATGCCAAAGCTCTAAATTGTGATATTGATGAGCTTAGCGTCAGTGAAGTAATTGATTTGATTCAAGAAAATCCTAGAATTTTGAAGAGTCCAATCTTGATTGATGATAAGAGATTACAAGTGGGTTATAAAGAAGATGATATTCGTGCTTTTTTACCACGTTCAATCCGTAATGTCGAAAATTCACAAGCACGCATGCGTGCAGCACTATAA
- the recA gene encoding recombinase RecA — MAKKTKKTEEITKKFGDERRKALDDALKNIEKDFGKGAVMRLGERAEQKVQVMSSGSLALDIALGAGGYPKGRIIEIYGPESSGKTTVALHAVAQTQKEGGIAAFIDAEHALDPAYAAALGVNIDELLLSQPDSGEQGLEIAGKLIDSGAVDLVVVDSVAALVPRAEIDGDIGDSHVGLQARMMSQAMRKLSASINKTKTIAIFINQLREKVGIMFGNPETTPGGRALKFYASVRLDVRGNTQIKGTGDKKDQNVGKETKIKVVKNKVAPPFKEAFVEIMYGEGISQTGELVKIASDIGIIQKAGAWFSYNGEKIGQGSENAKKYLADHPEIFAEIDHKVRVHYGLIELDEDDVVEDTQVEDTSDELILDLDSTIEIEE; from the coding sequence GTGGCTAAGAAAACAAAGAAAACAGAAGAAATCACAAAGAAGTTTGGTGATGAGCGTCGCAAAGCACTCGACGATGCATTAAAAAATATTGAAAAAGATTTTGGTAAGGGTGCAGTTATGCGTCTTGGTGAGCGTGCAGAGCAAAAAGTTCAGGTTATGAGCTCAGGCTCGCTAGCTTTGGATATTGCTCTTGGTGCGGGTGGTTACCCTAAAGGTCGTATTATTGAAATTTACGGACCAGAATCATCAGGTAAAACAACTGTTGCCCTTCATGCAGTTGCTCAGACTCAAAAAGAAGGTGGCATCGCAGCTTTTATCGATGCCGAGCATGCTCTTGACCCTGCGTATGCAGCAGCTCTAGGTGTTAATATCGATGAGCTTCTTTTGTCGCAGCCTGATTCTGGTGAGCAAGGTCTCGAAATTGCAGGTAAGCTGATTGACTCTGGTGCAGTGGATTTAGTTGTTGTTGACTCAGTTGCGGCCTTGGTACCACGTGCAGAAATTGATGGAGATATTGGTGACAGTCATGTAGGACTTCAAGCACGTATGATGAGTCAAGCCATGCGTAAACTTTCTGCATCTATTAATAAAACAAAAACGATTGCTATCTTTATTAACCAGTTGCGTGAAAAAGTTGGTATCATGTTTGGTAACCCAGAGACTACCCCAGGTGGACGTGCTTTAAAATTCTATGCATCAGTACGTCTTGATGTACGTGGTAATACACAAATTAAAGGAACCGGTGACAAAAAGGACCAAAATGTTGGTAAGGAAACCAAGATTAAGGTTGTTAAAAATAAAGTTGCTCCACCATTTAAAGAAGCTTTTGTTGAAATTATGTATGGCGAAGGAATTTCACAAACCGGTGAACTTGTAAAAATTGCAAGTGATATAGGCATTATTCAGAAAGCCGGAGCTTGGTTCTCATATAATGGGGAGAAAATTGGTCAAGGATCTGAAAATGCTAAAAAGTATTTAGCAGATCATCCTGAGATTTTTGCAGAAATCGATCATAAAGTACGCGTACACTACGGTCTGATTGAGCTAGATGAGGACGATGTTGTTGAAGATACACAAGTTGAAGACACGTCTGATGAACTCATTCTAGATCTTGATTCAACCATTGAAATCGAAGAATAA